In Thermoprotei archaeon, a single window of DNA contains:
- the sucD gene encoding succinate--CoA ligase subunit alpha, with the protein MAIIVNENTKVLVQGITGREGTFHTKSMLDYGTKVLAGVTPGKGGQNVHGVPVYDSVSDALKHHPEINTSIVFVPAPFATDAVYEAIDNGIETIVVITERIPVHDTLKFINYARLKNITIIGPNCPGIISPGRSKVGIMPGHIFKKGTVGMVSRSGTLTYEIAHAISRSGLGQTTAIGIGGDPITGLTFIEVLEMFRKDEETKAVTIIGEIGGDAEERAAEYIRSTNYEKPVVAYVAGRTAPPEKRMGHAGAIISMGTGSAKSKIEAFEKNGIPVASYPGEVADLLLKLLKR; encoded by the coding sequence ATGGCGATTATTGTAAACGAAAATACGAAAGTTCTTGTTCAAGGAATAACGGGAAGAGAGGGCACATTTCACACAAAATCTATGCTAGATTATGGTACAAAAGTGTTAGCAGGTGTCACACCAGGTAAGGGTGGACAGAATGTTCATGGTGTACCTGTGTATGACAGTGTTTCTGATGCATTGAAACATCATCCAGAAATTAATACATCCATAGTATTTGTTCCTGCGCCATTTGCTACTGACGCTGTTTATGAGGCAATAGATAATGGAATAGAGACCATAGTAGTAATAACTGAGAGGATACCTGTTCACGATACATTAAAGTTTATAAACTATGCAAGATTAAAGAACATCACTATAATAGGTCCCAATTGTCCTGGTATTATTTCACCAGGAAGAAGTAAAGTTGGTATAATGCCTGGTCATATATTTAAGAAGGGTACTGTAGGAATGGTTTCTAGAAGTGGCACATTAACGTATGAAATCGCACACGCAATATCAAGATCGGGCCTTGGGCAAACTACCGCTATAGGTATAGGCGGTGATCCGATTACTGGTCTTACATTTATTGAGGTATTAGAGATGTTCAGAAAAGATGAGGAGACTAAAGCCGTGACAATAATTGGAGAGATTGGTGGTGACGCTGAAGAACGTGCTGCTGAGTACATAAGATCAACTAATTATGAAAAACCTGTCGTGGCATATGTTGCTGGTAGAACTGCTCCTCCAGAAAAAAGGATGGGTCATGCAGGCGCAATAATATCAATGGGTACAGGTAGTGCAAAAAGTAAGATAGAAGCATTTGAAAAAAATGGTATTCCTGTAGCCTCATATCCAGGAGAAGTTGCAGATTTGTTACTCAAATTGCTGAAGCGATGA
- a CDS encoding DUF460 domain-containing protein yields MVEELTFAVIGVDICGGTSPSAKGGARYTAVYLVDNEIKETYEEITLSSLLRIIWKYQPSIVAIDNVFELTHSSKALIRLLSAFPPGTKLVQITGAPNQEYEPLVKIAEKHGIKFMSKPTSLQTASIVAILASKGVGWIVKGLEDECMIAVSKKLTPQAGGMSMQRYERLVRSSILRLTREIKEILREHGFDYDLIYRKGEGGISGSVFIVYAPREKLSGIVKSYEGHSVRVTIKPVIKRELDFEPLSVHSTTVFSSKKGLIVGYDPGITAGLSVITLDGNLLLLKSGKYLTRGEIAREVLKLGVPVIVASDRKPATEMVKKLASMFGAVLYEPERDLRVDEKKEIVNKFLNSQEITGKFDTHMRDALVASVKAYMHHKPKLQQLEEEARLKGFKGSLDKAKVMVIQGIKISDALQRLEKESSLEEQTQVTEVSQKDRDLVALREKVKELIEQQSKFSSMIAELQMLLEEKDRELKELRNRLQEERLKIDLVIRKDRKVEMLNEHVRMLESTIKKLETDLSELKEIISNYENIASRIERGELIVVKKIENATSSSVRKSIEQKKLKCGEVIYLENPMIFDEEGLNEIIKLEPKMIILTVKPADWLLNFFRSQALPVYLINENKTNDIQLVNIGPTIFIEKEKIFKIAEDEKEKLKHERLQQMRENLEKLIEEYRKRAN; encoded by the coding sequence GTGGTTGAAGAGTTGACATTTGCTGTTATCGGTGTGGATATTTGTGGAGGGACGTCTCCGAGCGCTAAAGGTGGTGCGAGGTATACTGCGGTTTATTTAGTTGATAATGAAATTAAAGAGACCTATGAGGAAATTACATTATCATCTCTTTTAAGAATTATATGGAAATATCAACCATCAATTGTTGCGATTGACAATGTTTTCGAGCTTACGCACAGCAGTAAGGCTCTGATACGGTTACTTTCTGCCTTTCCACCTGGAACAAAGCTTGTACAAATTACTGGTGCTCCTAATCAGGAATATGAACCACTAGTAAAAATTGCTGAGAAACATGGTATAAAATTTATGTCCAAACCAACTTCTTTACAGACTGCATCTATCGTCGCCATTTTAGCATCTAAAGGTGTTGGATGGATTGTTAAGGGACTGGAGGATGAATGTATGATAGCTGTTTCGAAAAAATTGACTCCTCAGGCTGGCGGTATGAGTATGCAGAGATATGAGAGACTTGTTAGATCATCCATACTTAGACTTACTAGAGAGATTAAGGAGATATTAAGAGAGCATGGATTTGATTATGATTTAATCTACCGAAAGGGAGAGGGAGGAATCAGCGGTAGTGTATTTATAGTGTATGCACCTAGGGAAAAACTTTCCGGTATTGTTAAATCTTATGAAGGGCATTCTGTCAGAGTAACTATTAAACCAGTAATAAAAAGAGAGCTAGATTTTGAACCTCTTTCTGTCCATAGCACGACTGTTTTTTCTTCTAAGAAAGGATTGATAGTCGGTTATGATCCCGGTATAACTGCAGGGCTTTCTGTGATTACTCTAGATGGTAATTTATTGCTCCTTAAGAGTGGCAAGTACTTAACCCGTGGTGAAATAGCAAGGGAAGTATTGAAGCTAGGAGTTCCTGTTATTGTTGCATCTGATAGGAAACCGGCGACTGAGATGGTGAAGAAACTTGCTTCTATGTTTGGAGCAGTACTTTATGAGCCCGAGAGAGATTTGAGAGTTGATGAGAAAAAAGAGATTGTAAATAAATTTTTGAATTCTCAAGAAATCACGGGTAAGTTTGATACACATATGAGAGATGCCCTTGTTGCTAGTGTAAAAGCTTACATGCATCACAAACCAAAGTTGCAACAACTTGAAGAAGAAGCACGATTAAAAGGATTTAAAGGTTCTTTAGATAAGGCTAAGGTGATGGTTATACAAGGTATAAAAATAAGTGATGCATTACAACGTCTTGAGAAAGAATCTTCCCTAGAAGAACAAACTCAAGTTACAGAAGTTTCACAGAAAGATAGGGATCTCGTCGCATTAAGAGAAAAGGTTAAGGAATTAATAGAGCAGCAGTCTAAATTCAGTTCAATGATCGCAGAGCTTCAGATGTTATTAGAGGAAAAAGATAGGGAGCTCAAGGAGTTAAGAAATAGATTACAGGAAGAGCGATTGAAAATAGATCTAGTAATACGTAAGGATAGAAAAGTTGAAATGTTAAATGAACATGTAAGGATGCTTGAATCAACAATTAAAAAATTAGAGACTGATTTATCTGAACTTAAAGAAATTATATCTAATTATGAAAACATAGCTAGTAGGATAGAACGTGGAGAGCTTATTGTTGTAAAGAAGATAGAGAACGCCACGTCTTCTTCAGTAAGAAAGTCTATTGAACAGAAGAAATTAAAGTGCGGTGAAGTTATATATTTAGAAAATCCTATGATATTTGATGAAGAGGGATTAAATGAGATAATAAAGTTAGAACCGAAGATGATTATTCTTACAGTTAAACCTGCTGATTGGTTACTGAATTTCTTTAGATCTCAGGCATTACCTGTTTATCTTATAAACGAAAATAAAACTAATGACATACAATTGGTTAATATTGGACCTACAATATTCATTGAGAAAGAAAAGATTTTTAAGATCGCTGAGGATGAAAAGGAGAAATTAAAGCACGAAAGGTTACAACAAATGAGAGAAAATTTAGAGAAACTCATTGAAGAATATCGGAAACGTGCTAATTAA
- a CDS encoding methionine adenosyltransferase, whose product MKRNILVTLDESEPVSKRFIEMVERKGKGHPDYIADGSAEAVSKALSKYYLEKFGLILHHNLDKGLVVGGSSNPKFGGGDVLEPIYIIIAGRATTTVQVKEGVDEHVPIGPIVMKSIKDYIKSSFRFLDPDKHIIIDYMIRPGSRDLRALFETKEIVPSSNDTSIGVGFAPLTPTEKLVLETEQYLNSPEVKKELPELGEDIKVMGLREGNRVKLSVAIAMVSRYIPDPDHYLSVKSEVVERIKKLASRITDMDVEVYVNTADRPNLGAYYLTVTGTSAEAGDDGNTGRGNRANGLITPFRPMSMEAVAGKNPVNHVGKIYNVLSYIIADRIHREVKGVTNVTVYMLSQIGRPIDQPLHANISLNIENKNDFNTIRYEAEAITDAELSNITKITKIILENKVPMPLF is encoded by the coding sequence ATGAAAAGGAATATATTAGTAACGTTGGACGAGAGTGAGCCTGTTAGTAAAAGATTCATAGAAATGGTTGAACGAAAAGGAAAAGGGCATCCCGATTATATTGCAGACGGATCTGCAGAAGCAGTAAGTAAGGCATTGTCAAAGTATTATCTTGAGAAATTTGGATTAATATTACATCATAATTTAGATAAAGGCCTTGTAGTGGGTGGTAGCTCTAATCCAAAGTTTGGTGGTGGTGATGTCCTAGAACCAATATATATTATAATAGCTGGACGAGCAACTACAACCGTACAAGTTAAAGAAGGTGTTGATGAACATGTACCAATAGGACCAATAGTAATGAAATCTATAAAAGATTACATAAAAAGCAGTTTTAGATTTCTTGACCCTGACAAGCATATAATAATCGATTACATGATAAGGCCTGGTTCACGTGATTTAAGAGCACTTTTTGAAACAAAAGAAATTGTGCCATCATCCAATGATACTTCCATAGGAGTAGGCTTTGCACCACTAACACCAACAGAGAAGCTTGTTCTCGAAACTGAACAATACTTAAATTCACCTGAAGTAAAAAAGGAACTGCCGGAACTAGGAGAGGATATTAAAGTAATGGGTTTACGAGAAGGTAATAGGGTCAAATTGTCCGTGGCAATAGCCATGGTTAGTAGATACATACCTGATCCTGATCATTATCTTTCAGTGAAATCTGAGGTCGTAGAAAGGATTAAAAAACTTGCATCGCGCATAACAGATATGGATGTCGAAGTCTACGTGAACACTGCAGATAGGCCCAATTTAGGAGCGTATTATTTAACAGTCACCGGAACATCAGCTGAGGCAGGTGATGATGGAAATACTGGAAGAGGAAACCGCGCAAATGGTTTAATCACACCATTCAGACCAATGTCCATGGAAGCTGTTGCCGGTAAAAACCCAGTAAACCACGTAGGAAAAATTTACAACGTGTTATCCTACATAATAGCAGATAGAATACACAGGGAAGTAAAAGGTGTCACTAATGTAACTGTATACATGCTCAGTCAAATTGGAAGACCTATTGACCAGCCACTTCACGCAAACATATCATTAAATATAGAAAATAAAAATGATTTCAATACAATACGTTATGAGGCAGAGGCCATAACAGATGCTGAACTTTCGAATATAACTAAGATCACAAAAATTATATTAGAAAACAAAGTACCAATGCCTCTCTTCTAA
- a CDS encoding LSM domain-containing protein, with product MRFRKTMKVSRIENSNIQTMTPLGLIYKVINKHVNVRLKDNTLLYGSLAACDTNMNIILINAEEQNDNGETIVKYGKVFIRGNNILYVQVKDILI from the coding sequence ATGAGGTTTAGAAAAACCATGAAGGTTAGCCGCATAGAAAATAGTAACATACAAACAATGACACCACTAGGATTAATATATAAAGTAATAAACAAACATGTAAATGTGCGCTTAAAAGACAACACATTACTTTATGGTAGCTTAGCAGCGTGCGACACAAACATGAACATCATCCTTATAAATGCAGAAGAACAAAACGACAATGGAGAAACAATTGTAAAATACGGTAAAGTTTTCATCAGAGGAAATAATATACTTTATGTTCAAGTAAAAGATATATTAATATAA
- the radA gene encoding DNA repair and recombination protein RadA gives MAKAKEDAEVKKAPMLLRDIEGIGPATESKLKEAGYFTIESIAAASAKEIADLTGLSLDKAMEITKAARQALGISFITADEFYQKRQTVGYISTGSKTLDNLLGGGIETKAVTELIGEFGSGKTQLCHQLSVNVQLPREKGGLNGKAAYIDAEGTFRPERIIQMAQAKGLDPKTTLNNIIYARAYNSDHQVLLVRELRERIPEENIKLVVIDSLVSHFRSEYPGRENLVMRQQKLNRHVHDLLTLAEIYDVAVIVTNQIVSSPDVFFGNPNKPAGGNIVAHGCTYRIIIRKSKENKRIARILDSPMHPEIETVFAISEEGITDTEEK, from the coding sequence ATGGCAAAGGCTAAAGAAGATGCTGAGGTAAAAAAGGCTCCTATGTTATTAAGGGATATTGAAGGTATTGGGCCGGCGACTGAGAGTAAATTAAAGGAGGCTGGATATTTTACTATTGAATCTATAGCTGCAGCATCGGCAAAAGAAATCGCAGACTTGACTGGATTAAGTCTTGATAAAGCTATGGAAATCACTAAAGCGGCGCGACAGGCTCTTGGCATCAGTTTTATAACTGCTGATGAGTTCTACCAAAAAAGGCAAACTGTTGGTTATATATCTACTGGTAGCAAAACTCTTGACAATTTGCTTGGTGGAGGTATAGAAACAAAAGCTGTAACAGAACTTATCGGTGAGTTCGGTTCTGGTAAGACGCAATTATGCCATCAACTTTCTGTTAATGTGCAACTTCCAAGGGAGAAAGGTGGTTTAAATGGTAAAGCTGCTTACATAGATGCTGAGGGAACTTTTAGACCCGAGAGAATTATTCAAATGGCTCAGGCAAAGGGTTTGGATCCTAAGACTACTCTTAATAATATAATTTATGCTCGTGCATATAATAGTGATCATCAAGTTCTTCTTGTGAGAGAACTAAGAGAGAGGATACCTGAAGAAAACATTAAACTTGTTGTAATAGATAGTTTAGTTAGTCATTTTAGGAGTGAATATCCTGGTAGAGAAAATTTGGTTATGCGTCAGCAGAAGCTAAACAGACATGTTCACGATTTGTTGACTTTGGCCGAGATTTATGATGTTGCGGTTATTGTGACTAATCAAATAGTTTCTTCACCTGATGTGTTCTTTGGCAATCCAAATAAGCCAGCTGGTGGTAACATCGTTGCTCATGGATGTACTTACAGAATTATTATAAGAAAGAGTAAAGAGAACAAAAGAATAGCACGAATACTTGATTCACCGATGCATCCTGAGATTGAAACAGTCTTCGCTATATCAGAAGAAGGAATAACTGACACCGAAGAAAAATAA
- a CDS encoding TIGR00304 family protein, with protein MDTTYSSLILLGFGIIILGFIVLMIALMMTSLSKIKQGEQKPKSEVRGGGVVLIGPIPIVFGTDKQSLIIILSLTIVIMILAIILLWGLRW; from the coding sequence ATGGATACGACATATTCATCACTGATCTTACTTGGATTTGGTATAATCATACTAGGATTCATCGTGTTAATGATAGCATTAATGATGACAAGCCTTAGTAAAATAAAACAAGGGGAACAAAAACCCAAAAGCGAGGTACGTGGAGGTGGAGTTGTATTAATAGGTCCTATACCTATAGTATTTGGCACTGATAAACAATCGTTAATCATAATACTGAGTTTAACTATTGTGATAATGATACTAGCAATAATATTACTATGGGGATTACGATGGTGA
- a CDS encoding nucleotidyltransferase family protein, which produces MRGVILAAGLGTRLRPLTYVIPKALLPLGDKTVIEHIINWFKKYNVRDIIITTSYLSKMIENYLGDGKWLDVKINYVHGPPLGTGGQLYTIKNLINDTFIVTYGDSVTDLDLTSMIDFHKRNNAIVTIAVVPIDVKIKYGVIKFDKENRFQGWEEKPIIKQLVNIGVYIMEPKIFNYLNGNIKPMNELILQMFYNNEPIYVFTSNATFDDIGDYQEFIEINDKYTKRLGKI; this is translated from the coding sequence TTGCGTGGTGTTATACTTGCTGCTGGTTTAGGAACAAGGCTAAGACCCTTAACCTACGTAATACCTAAAGCACTTTTACCATTAGGTGATAAAACAGTTATTGAACACATCATCAATTGGTTCAAAAAATATAATGTACGCGATATTATAATAACAACATCCTATCTGAGTAAGATGATAGAAAATTATCTAGGAGATGGTAAGTGGCTCGATGTAAAAATTAACTATGTACATGGACCACCACTTGGTACAGGTGGACAACTTTACACTATAAAAAACTTAATCAATGATACATTTATAGTAACTTATGGAGATTCTGTGACAGATTTAGATCTTACATCGATGATAGATTTTCATAAGAGAAATAATGCCATCGTAACAATAGCAGTGGTACCAATTGATGTAAAAATAAAGTATGGAGTAATAAAATTTGACAAAGAAAACAGATTTCAAGGCTGGGAGGAAAAACCAATTATAAAGCAATTAGTGAACATTGGCGTATATATAATGGAGCCAAAAATATTCAATTACCTAAACGGAAACATAAAACCAATGAATGAATTAATTTTACAAATGTTCTATAACAATGAGCCAATATACGTGTTCACCTCTAATGCAACGTTTGACGACATAGGAGATTACCAAGAATTTATTGAGATAAACGATAAATATACGAAGAGATTAGGTAAAATATGA
- a CDS encoding ATPase domain-containing protein, translating into MSMLTISNVKVEGMNDLLTRGQISFISTGSKNLDTLLGGGIPTHLITEFHGEFGTGKTQIAHQLSVSAQLPKKKGGLNSPVIYIDTEGTFRPEKLIKIAKYLRLNPNEVLKNVHVASVRSLEQQNVIFQLLPSVIREKNAKIVIVDTLVSNIRTSVDEKVGNQLLLLKYLGMQLRILKEVAYILGAAVVVFNPISMIPEGKIIMVPGGSMLSENMDIRVLLKKVEGIENNIRVAELIQTPLTKEGSVRFMITEEGIKDV; encoded by the coding sequence ATGAGTATGCTAACTATCTCAAATGTTAAGGTTGAGGGTATGAATGATTTACTTACTAGAGGGCAGATTAGCTTCATATCTACTGGTTCTAAAAATCTCGACACACTATTAGGTGGTGGTATTCCTACACATTTAATAACCGAATTTCATGGTGAATTTGGAACCGGCAAAACACAAATTGCTCATCAGCTTTCCGTGAGCGCACAGCTACCCAAGAAAAAAGGAGGCTTGAACTCTCCAGTCATTTATATAGATACTGAAGGCACTTTTAGACCTGAAAAGCTTATTAAAATTGCTAAATACCTAAGATTAAACCCTAATGAGGTACTTAAAAATGTGCACGTGGCAAGTGTAAGAAGTCTTGAGCAGCAGAACGTCATTTTTCAATTATTACCATCAGTAATTAGAGAAAAGAATGCGAAAATTGTAATTGTAGATACTTTAGTAAGTAATATTAGAACAAGTGTTGATGAAAAAGTAGGTAATCAATTATTGTTATTGAAATATTTAGGAATGCAATTGAGAATACTTAAAGAAGTCGCGTATATATTAGGAGCTGCAGTTGTTGTTTTTAATCCAATATCTATGATACCTGAGGGAAAGATTATCATGGTACCGGGCGGTTCTATGCTCAGCGAAAACATGGACATACGAGTATTACTAAAAAAAGTTGAGGGTATAGAAAACAATATTAGGGTTGCTGAATTGATTCAAACGCCCTTAACTAAAGAAGGATCAGTGAGATTTATGATAACTGAAGAGGGAATTAAAGATGTATAA
- a CDS encoding pyridoxal-phosphate dependent enzyme encodes MNRFILKCTECGSVFSEIPVLSRCPKCGGIVIYEYDYTSITSFPSKDLGMWRYRSLFPINNDIPPITLGEGNTGLRKAENLGRLFNSKHLYIKDESKNPTGSFLDRGSSVLITFVKHGNIKVKKMILNGVGNLGASLSAYASKAGIELNAYFSGFTDLGKLYQMIVYGAKLIPSTTKEREMVIPVIYNAYHVTSSDPIFADGLKTTAYEIAEDLGWSEPDVIVLSTASGMHLSMIWKGFNELRSLGLVKRGSVRLFGVQVEGCSEIANIYSRKYLNEIHDTPKKSAIPDLCVKKPAYLKLAIEAVRKSGGTFLIVNEHEIIDAIKLLARSEGIYAEPAAACALAGLKKLYDEKIIDKDERAVYIVTGSGLKDVKFVERLIESPKIKRLIRIRSIKQSGLGSVKNMILNLLKHKEMYGYEIWRELLDKGYKLTLPAVYQHLTELEEMGYIISRKVEIGGKLRRYYTLTGKTYSLQN; translated from the coding sequence ATGAACAGGTTCATACTCAAATGCACAGAGTGCGGAAGCGTTTTTTCTGAAATACCAGTCTTATCTAGGTGTCCCAAGTGTGGTGGTATTGTCATTTATGAATATGACTATACCAGTATCACTAGTTTCCCTAGCAAGGATCTTGGCATGTGGCGTTATAGGTCATTATTTCCAATAAATAATGACATTCCTCCTATCACTCTTGGTGAAGGTAATACTGGCCTTAGGAAAGCCGAGAATTTGGGTAGGTTATTTAATTCAAAACACCTGTATATTAAAGACGAATCAAAGAATCCAACCGGTTCATTTCTAGATAGGGGTAGCTCTGTGTTAATTACTTTTGTTAAGCACGGTAATATTAAGGTTAAGAAAATGATATTAAACGGTGTAGGTAATTTGGGAGCATCTTTATCTGCTTACGCTTCAAAAGCTGGTATAGAATTAAATGCTTATTTTTCCGGCTTTACAGATCTCGGTAAGTTATATCAAATGATAGTGTATGGAGCCAAGCTAATTCCTTCAACAACCAAAGAGAGAGAAATGGTCATCCCAGTAATTTATAATGCATATCATGTAACATCATCTGATCCTATTTTTGCGGATGGTTTAAAGACTACTGCATATGAAATTGCTGAAGATCTTGGATGGAGTGAACCTGATGTTATTGTATTATCAACCGCCAGTGGCATGCACTTATCTATGATTTGGAAGGGTTTTAATGAATTAAGATCTTTAGGACTTGTTAAGAGAGGTTCTGTGAGATTATTTGGTGTTCAGGTTGAAGGTTGTTCTGAAATAGCAAACATCTATTCAAGAAAATATTTGAATGAGATCCATGATACCCCAAAAAAATCGGCTATACCTGATCTGTGTGTAAAAAAACCTGCATATCTAAAATTAGCTATTGAGGCAGTAAGAAAATCTGGTGGCACATTTTTAATTGTGAATGAGCATGAGATAATCGATGCAATTAAATTATTAGCTAGAAGCGAAGGAATATACGCAGAACCAGCTGCAGCATGTGCTTTAGCAGGTCTAAAAAAATTATACGATGAGAAAATTATAGACAAAGATGAACGTGCAGTTTATATAGTCACTGGCAGTGGTCTCAAAGATGTTAAGTTTGTTGAGCGATTAATTGAAAGCCCAAAAATAAAAAGATTAATACGAATACGTTCAATTAAACAAAGTGGCCTAGGCTCTGTAAAAAATATGATACTAAATCTTCTTAAACACAAAGAGATGTACGGATATGAAATATGGCGCGAACTATTAGATAAAGGCTATAAACTTACTCTACCTGCAGTATATCAACATCTAACTGAACTAGAAGAAATGGGTTATATAATAAGTAGAAAAGTTGAAATTGGAGGAAAACTTCGAAGATACTACACACTTACTGGCAAAACTTACTCTCTCCAAAATTAA
- the accC gene encoding acetyl-CoA carboxylase biotin carboxylase subunit encodes MFSKILIANRGEIAVRIIRAARELSIKTVAIYSHVDKNALHVKLADEAHEIGEPEPLKSYLNMERIIDVALKSGVEAIHPGYGFLSQNPVFAEKVEKSGFVFIGPSSDALKKMGAKLEARELVSKLNIPIIPGTLKPVPDLKNVEEFVEKFGLPILIKPSGGGGGIGMKIVRKLDDVKTAFEISRSEALAAFGNPEIYIEKYIEKPRHIEFQIVADNYGNIIHLYERECSIQRRYQKLVEESPSVALSDELRKEMGESAVNIAKAAGYVNAGTVEFLFKDNNYYFLEMNTRLQVEHGVTELVTGIDIVKLQIKIAADEKLNLAQEDIKQRGWAMEIRVNAEDPLNNFAPNPGKIIKYHEPGGPGVRVDSGVYEGYEIPSYYDSLISKLMVWGSTRSEAIHRMQRAISEYSIQGIETTLPLHSRIFHDPDFIKGTIHTQYLNEKLDYFLEEIKTERALKAAIATLSYVNIPKEIVNQKTLKYVTQKTSSISLWKYYGREKLLKSRH; translated from the coding sequence ATGTTTAGTAAGATACTTATAGCCAATAGAGGGGAGATAGCTGTAAGAATAATACGGGCTGCAAGAGAACTCTCTATAAAGACAGTCGCAATATATTCTCATGTTGATAAAAATGCACTTCACGTAAAATTAGCAGATGAAGCTCATGAAATAGGTGAACCTGAACCGTTAAAAAGTTATCTTAACATGGAGCGAATAATAGATGTCGCATTAAAATCTGGTGTTGAAGCTATACATCCTGGTTATGGTTTCTTATCACAAAATCCAGTATTTGCGGAAAAGGTTGAAAAATCTGGGTTCGTATTCATAGGCCCGAGCTCTGATGCTTTGAAAAAAATGGGAGCTAAGTTAGAGGCTCGTGAGCTTGTTTCAAAATTAAACATACCCATAATACCAGGAACATTAAAACCAGTGCCTGATTTAAAAAATGTAGAGGAGTTTGTGGAAAAATTTGGATTGCCAATTTTAATTAAACCCTCAGGAGGTGGAGGAGGAATTGGAATGAAAATTGTAAGAAAACTAGATGATGTAAAAACAGCATTTGAGATATCAAGATCAGAAGCATTGGCTGCGTTCGGCAATCCAGAAATTTACATAGAAAAATACATAGAAAAACCAAGGCATATAGAATTCCAAATTGTAGCTGATAATTATGGTAATATAATCCATCTCTACGAGAGAGAATGTTCAATACAAAGAAGATATCAAAAACTAGTTGAAGAAAGTCCTTCAGTTGCATTAAGCGATGAGCTACGTAAAGAAATGGGAGAAAGTGCAGTAAATATCGCTAAAGCAGCCGGTTATGTTAACGCCGGAACTGTTGAATTTCTTTTCAAGGATAATAATTATTATTTCTTAGAAATGAATACAAGACTACAGGTTGAGCACGGTGTCACAGAATTAGTTACTGGAATAGATATAGTGAAACTCCAAATTAAGATCGCTGCAGACGAGAAACTAAACCTTGCACAAGAAGATATAAAACAACGTGGATGGGCAATGGAAATACGCGTTAATGCAGAAGATCCATTAAACAATTTCGCTCCAAACCCAGGAAAAATTATAAAATATCATGAGCCTGGAGGACCAGGGGTACGTGTTGACAGCGGTGTCTATGAAGGTTATGAGATACCAAGCTATTACGATTCTTTAATAAGCAAATTAATGGTGTGGGGTTCAACAAGATCGGAAGCTATCCATAGAATGCAACGAGCCATATCTGAATACAGTATCCAAGGAATAGAAACAACACTCCCACTACATTCAAGAATATTCCATGATCCCGATTTTATAAAAGGAACAATACACACGCAGTATCTAAACGAGAAACTTGATTACTTTCTAGAAGAAATAAAAACTGAGAGAGCCTTAAAAGCAGCCATAGCTACTCTTTCATATGTTAACATACCCAAAGAAATAGTAAATCAAAAAACATTAAAGTATGTAACCCAAAAAACTAGTAGCATATCCCTATGGAAGTACTATGGTCGTGAAAAATTGCTTAAATCAAGACACTAA
- a CDS encoding IS200/IS605 family accessory protein TnpB-related protein: protein MRNRIRDIMHKLTSTIAKELKEKQSGAILENLKNIKNRILNSSRKNNRKPSKWNARTFQFMLEYTHLLLGNYISKS, encoded by the coding sequence ATGAGGAATAGGATTAGGGATATCATGCACAAGTTAACGAGTACGATAGCTAAGGAGTTAAAAGAAAAACAGAGCGGAGCAATACTCGAAAACCTGAAGAACATCAAGAATAGGATTCTGAACAGCTCAAGAAAAAACAACAGAAAACCCTCCAAATGGAACGCCAGAACATTCCAATTCATGCTCGAGTACACTCACCTTTTATTGGGTAATTATATCAGTAAAAGCTGA